The window ACAATAAATATGCCTGAAGGTGTACCTGATTCAGTTGCTAGATCTTTTGAAGCTCTATTTCCAACAGTTGCTGTAGTTTTAGTTACTTGGTTACTATTTGTAATGTTTAAATTAGATATTCACAATATCTTTGCAAATATATTTAACCCTTTAAAGGGAATTGTAGATACTCCAATTGGAGCTATAATAATGGTTATGTTAATAACAATGTTATGGACAGCTGGAATTCATGGAGTTTCAGTAATAGGAGCTATGGCTAGACCTATTTGGCTTGAGATGTTAACAGCAAACGCTGATGCTATGCAAGCTGGAGATAAAGTTTTACCATATATAACTCCAGAGCCATTCTTCCAGTGGTTTATTTGGATTGGAGGATCAGGAGGAACATTAGGACTTGTATTCTTACTTCTATTTGCAAAGTCTAAATACCTAAAAGATCTAGGAAAAGCTACAATATTACCAGCAATTTTCAATATAAATGAACCGATTATATTTGGATTACCAATTATGTTAAATCCGTTTTTCACAATACCATTTGTACTAGGACCAGTTCTAGCAACAATAGTATCTTATACAGTAATGGCGCTAAACTTAGTTTCAAGACCAGCTATTCTAGCTCCTTGGACATTCCCAGCACCAATTGGAGCATACCTAGCAACAGGTGGAGATGTGAGAGCAGTTGCACTTTGTATATTTAATATAGTTTTAATGGCAGCAGTTTATTATCCGTTCATGAAAGCGTATGATAAGAAAATGTCAGCACAAGAGTTAGAAGAAGAAGGATTAGAGGAGGCTTAATATATATGTCAGTTGTAGAGATGAGTGAAGAGTTAGAGGAGATTATATTTA of the Cetobacterium sp. NK01 genome contains:
- a CDS encoding PTS sugar transporter subunit IIC, whose amino-acid sequence is MEKFYAIIENVFMKPMTKLAEQRHLKAIRDGMVSTIPLTIVGSFFLIIAFPPVPAAWKESMGVFMWIQKNIGDILIPFRITMGLVAIYATYNIGYSLAKNYKLDGVSGGTLSLVAYFMTIIPSIATSNTGEGLGFVLPMGKLGGAGLFVGIVTSIFAVEVLRFFKTKGITINMPEGVPDSVARSFEALFPTVAVVLVTWLLFVMFKLDIHNIFANIFNPLKGIVDTPIGAIIMVMLITMLWTAGIHGVSVIGAMARPIWLEMLTANADAMQAGDKVLPYITPEPFFQWFIWIGGSGGTLGLVFLLLFAKSKYLKDLGKATILPAIFNINEPIIFGLPIMLNPFFTIPFVLGPVLATIVSYTVMALNLVSRPAILAPWTFPAPIGAYLATGGDVRAVALCIFNIVLMAAVYYPFMKAYDKKMSAQELEEEGLEEA